In Thunnus maccoyii chromosome 3, fThuMac1.1, whole genome shotgun sequence, the following proteins share a genomic window:
- the r3hcc1 gene encoding R3H and coiled-coil domain-containing protein 1 isoform X1 translates to MDELEAYQQKSNRKSVLLFPPLPSRLRYLIHKTIEDLPELTTFSVGDSWCRRVVVCHSELRGEIGEEDSDLEGNNSLCEELPRSKVEMEGNAKPKSLISSRTRGPKRPDMPLYMPRAARERLNLQNSQRPSGDQELPSPASSSCSCISSSSDSCSCSETTENTKPSSTFKQESLPSSADGIFDRSVLCPQEKKQNLVLRLHDDEPLVWDQTVTCFTDMTLEGDVKEEEDLTSVSRSTHTEDTITDTDDLTEEIKTHLKEAVTVSIEHVHNDYSIYENVCINPIEFRHVIEIYDFPAMFKTDDLLDAFTDYSDGGIKIKWVDNTHALGVFSSESAVFSASYAALQALSICHPLLKVRALAEGSKKAKGKAIRRAEFIQPVKERPRTDCAVARRMVTRALGIQGRGRVLRY, encoded by the exons ATGGATGAGCTGGAAGCATACCAACAGAAGAGCAACCGCAAAAG TGTGCTCCTGTTCCCCCCTCTACCCAGCAGACTGCGATACCTGATCCACAAGACCATAGAGGATCTGCCAGAGCTCACCACCTTCTCCGTAGGGGATAGCTGGTGTCGTAGGGTGGTGGTCTGCCATTCTGAGCTCAG GGGTGAGATAGGAGAGGAGGACAGTGACCTGGAGGGCAACAACAGCTTGTGTGAAGAACTCCCAAGAAGTAAGGTGGAGATGGAGGGCAACGCCAAGCCTAAATCTTTAATCTCATCACGAACCCGAGGGCCTAAGAGACCAGACATGCCCCTTTACATGCCAAGAGCTGCTCGGGAGAGACTGAACTTACAAAACTCACAAAGACCCTCAGGAGACCAAGAATTGCCCAGTCCAGCATCGAGTAGCTGCAGCTGCATCAGCAGTTCATCTGACTCTTGTTCCTGTTCTGAaactacagaaaacacaaagccCTCATCCACATTCAAGCAAGAATCTCTCCCAAGTTCAGCTGATGGTATCTTCGACAGGTCGGTACTTTGTCCtcaggaaaagaaacaaaacttgGTGTTAAGGCTGCATGACGATGAGCCCCTAGTCTGGGACCAGACTGTGACCTGCTTCACTGACATGACCCTGGAGGGGGATgtgaaggaagaggaagacctTACTAGTGTGTCACGCAGCACCCACACAGAAGACACAATCACAGACACTGATGACTTAACTGAAGAg ATCAAGACACATCTGAAAGAGGCAGTGACTGTTTCCATTGAGCATGTCCACAATGACTACTCCATTTATGAGAATGTGTGTATCAACCCGATTGAGTTTCGCCACGTGATCGAGATCTATGACTTCCCAGCGATGTTCAAAACAGATGACCTCCTGGATGCTTTTACTGACTACAG TGATGGTGGAATAAAGATCAAATGGGTGGACAACACACATGCCCTGGGGGTTTTCTCTAGTGAGTCTGCAG tgttttctgcgTCATATGCAGCACTCCAAGCCCTCTCCATCTGCCACCCACTGCTGAAGGTACGTGCACTGGCTGAGGGGAGTAAAAAAGCCAAAGGCAAGGCCATTAGACGGGCAG AGTTTATCCAGCCAGTGAAGGAACGTCCGAGGACAGACTGTGCTGTTGCCAGGCGGATGGTGACCAGAGCTTTAGGGATACAGGGACGAGGACGGGTGCTGCGATACTGA
- the r3hcc1 gene encoding R3H and coiled-coil domain-containing protein 1 isoform X2: MDELEAYQQKSNRKSVLLFPPLPSRLRYLIHKTIEDLPELTTFSVGDSWCRRVVVCHSELRGEIGEEDSDLEGNNSLCEELPRSKVEMEGNAKPKSLISSRTRGPKRPDMPLYMPRAARERLNLQNSQRPSGDQELPSPASSSCSCISSSSDSCSCSETTENTKPSSTFKQESLPSSADGIFDRSVLCPQEKKQNLVLRLHDDEPLVWDQTVTCFTDMTLEGDVKEEEDLTSVSRSTHTEDTITDTDDLTEEIKTHLKEAVTVSIEHVHNDYSIYENVCINPIEFRHVIEIYDFPAMFKTDDLLDAFTDYSDGGIKIKWVDNTHALGVFSSESAALQALSICHPLLKVRALAEGSKKAKGKAIRRAEFIQPVKERPRTDCAVARRMVTRALGIQGRGRVLRY; encoded by the exons ATGGATGAGCTGGAAGCATACCAACAGAAGAGCAACCGCAAAAG TGTGCTCCTGTTCCCCCCTCTACCCAGCAGACTGCGATACCTGATCCACAAGACCATAGAGGATCTGCCAGAGCTCACCACCTTCTCCGTAGGGGATAGCTGGTGTCGTAGGGTGGTGGTCTGCCATTCTGAGCTCAG GGGTGAGATAGGAGAGGAGGACAGTGACCTGGAGGGCAACAACAGCTTGTGTGAAGAACTCCCAAGAAGTAAGGTGGAGATGGAGGGCAACGCCAAGCCTAAATCTTTAATCTCATCACGAACCCGAGGGCCTAAGAGACCAGACATGCCCCTTTACATGCCAAGAGCTGCTCGGGAGAGACTGAACTTACAAAACTCACAAAGACCCTCAGGAGACCAAGAATTGCCCAGTCCAGCATCGAGTAGCTGCAGCTGCATCAGCAGTTCATCTGACTCTTGTTCCTGTTCTGAaactacagaaaacacaaagccCTCATCCACATTCAAGCAAGAATCTCTCCCAAGTTCAGCTGATGGTATCTTCGACAGGTCGGTACTTTGTCCtcaggaaaagaaacaaaacttgGTGTTAAGGCTGCATGACGATGAGCCCCTAGTCTGGGACCAGACTGTGACCTGCTTCACTGACATGACCCTGGAGGGGGATgtgaaggaagaggaagacctTACTAGTGTGTCACGCAGCACCCACACAGAAGACACAATCACAGACACTGATGACTTAACTGAAGAg ATCAAGACACATCTGAAAGAGGCAGTGACTGTTTCCATTGAGCATGTCCACAATGACTACTCCATTTATGAGAATGTGTGTATCAACCCGATTGAGTTTCGCCACGTGATCGAGATCTATGACTTCCCAGCGATGTTCAAAACAGATGACCTCCTGGATGCTTTTACTGACTACAG TGATGGTGGAATAAAGATCAAATGGGTGGACAACACACATGCCCTGGGGGTTTTCTCTAGTGAGTCTGCAG CACTCCAAGCCCTCTCCATCTGCCACCCACTGCTGAAGGTACGTGCACTGGCTGAGGGGAGTAAAAAAGCCAAAGGCAAGGCCATTAGACGGGCAG AGTTTATCCAGCCAGTGAAGGAACGTCCGAGGACAGACTGTGCTGTTGCCAGGCGGATGGTGACCAGAGCTTTAGGGATACAGGGACGAGGACGGGTGCTGCGATACTGA